A stretch of Vigna angularis cultivar LongXiaoDou No.4 chromosome 4, ASM1680809v1, whole genome shotgun sequence DNA encodes these proteins:
- the LOC108331197 gene encoding tetraspanin-11, with translation MFRINNTFVGILHTLPLLLGLAAVGVSAYIRVHGDCQKVLQYPLLFSGLFVSVVSALGLVGALCRVNAALYLYLIVTFFVILAFASFTLVALFVVNKGNAPHRASRVGFTVRDFSPWLRHYVSDDHIWEDTKRCFLQARICHGLAVGANNVSLVFKHSTTTQFGCCKPPEQCGFKLNGTLWEAPKAGAAVDDSDCRVWSNREEKMCLDCDSCKGGVLAGVRKQWRDVSILNACVVVVLTIIYVFACYAIRNNRLEYSKYTAQRNMRMRKLTSIHD, from the exons ATGTTCCGCATTAACAACACCTTCGTCGGAATCCTCCACACGCTCCCTCTGCTCCTCGGCCTTGCCGCCGTGGGTGTCTCCGCTTACATCCGCGTCCACGGCGACTGCCAGAAGGTGCTCCAATACCCGCTCTTATTCAGCGGCCTCTTCGTTTCCGTCGTCTCCGCTCTCGGCCTCGTCGGCGCGTTATGCCGCGTAAACGCCGCCCTCTACCTCTACCTCATCGTCACCTTCTTCGTCATCCTCGCTTTCGCCTCCTTCACTCTCGTCGCGCTCTTCGTCGTCAACAAAGGCAACGCGCCGCACCGTGCCTCGCGCGTGGGCTTCACCGTACGGGACTTCTCGCCCTGGCTGCGCCACTACGTCTCTGACGACCACATCTGGGAGGACACCAAGAGGTGCTTCTTGCAAGCGCGTATCTGTCACGGCCTCGCCGTGGGCGCTAACAATGTCTCCCTCGTCTTCAAACACTCAACTACCACGCAG TTTGGGTGCTGCAAGCCGCCGGAGCAATGTGGATTCAAACTGAACGGAACGTTGTGGGAGGCGCCGAAAGCGGGTGCAGCGGTGGATGATTCTGATTGTAGGGTTTGGAGCAACAGGGAAGAGAAAATGTGTCTTGATTGCGATTCATGCAAAGGGGGAGTGCTGGCCGGAGTAAGGAAGCAGTGGAGAGATGTGAGCATACTGAATGCGTGCGTGGTAGTGGTTCTGACCATCATCTACGTCTTCGCCTGTTACGCCATCAGAAACAACCGATTGGAGTACTCCAAATACACCGCCCAGAGAAACATGAGAATGAGAAAACTCACCTCAATTCACGATTGA